In Candidatus Binatus sp., the DNA window CCGAACTTCCGCGGGAAGTAGCGGGGGCAGGGCTGAGCCCTGCACCCAGTATTAAGGCCGCCCGCCGTTGGCGGGCGCGCCCCTGCCAACGGCTTAATACTGCGCTGCCGTCGCCACGGCCAGGGGTGACCCCTGCAAACCCGCGGTGGGTCTCACATAAAATTAAGTTTCCCCTTTTGCTTTCCTTACCCCGGTGCGGGGCTGGCGCGCGCTCAGGCGCGGCGGCGGGAGGCGCGCGTCTCGGCCAGGCGGCGGGCGGCTTCGCCGATCGCGCCCGCGCGATGCCATCGCGAGTATTCCTCGACGGTCAGGCCGTGGGCGAGTTCCAGCGCGACCGACAACCCCGCGAGCACGAAGACTTCGCCGAGCACGCTGATGCGCGGCACGAGTCCGAGTCCGCCGCCTTCGTTGGGGACGGGGACGTGGATGACGAGGTCGGCGAGTTGGGCGAGGCCGGAATCCTTGTTGCCGGTGATCGCGATCAACTGCGCGCCCTGTTCGCGAATGGCGCTCGCGGTGGAGAGCAATTCGTCAGTATTGCCGCTGTTTGAAATCGCGATGACGACGTCGCGCGGATTCACCTGGCCGAGGCTGCCGTGCAGGGTTTCGGTCGCGTGCAGAAAGGTGGCGGGCGTGCCGACCGAGCAGAACAGGCTGGCCGCGTAGCGTGCGACGTGCTCGGGCTTGCCGACGCCGGTGACGTGGACACGGCCACCGCGGCCAAGCGCGGTGCGAATAATCTCGACGGTGCGCGAGATGGCGGCGATGTTCAATCCGGCGCGCATCGCGGCGAGTTCGGCGAGCGCGAGGTCGAAGAATTTTTCGACTTCGCCAGTCGAGTCGCCGATGGCCGCTTCGCGCGGCTCGCTATCGCGGTGCGGCGTGGGCAGCGCGAGCGCCTCGCCATACAAGTCGAGAATTTCCTCGCGCACTTCGAATCCCGACGGAAACGCGCCGAGGCGCGTGACCGCGACCGCTCCGGCGGCATTGGCCAGCCGCCCGATCCTGTCCCACGGCATCCCCAGCCGAAGGCCGGCGAAGACGCCGGCGAGGAACGCGTCACCGGCGCCGGTTGAATCGATCTGCTTGACCTTGAAGGCGGGCACGCGAACGGAAGTGTCGCGCGCCGCTATCGCGCATCCCTTGTCGCCCTCGGTGATAATCACCGCGCGATTTCCGTAGCGGGCGCGAATCGCTTCGGCCATCTTCAACGAATCGCGCCCGTTGCCGGCGACGATTTCACGCGCGGCGGCTTTGGCGGGCTTGAGATAAGTCGCGAGTTTCAACGCGCGCTCGAGTTCGGCGCGGGTGCCGAGCGAGCCGATTGCGTCGGAGGGCGGCACGTCGAGGTCGAGGACGGTCGGAATGGAATGGGTGCGCGCGAAAAGCAGAATTGCGAGCACGGTGCGAAGCGGGAGCTGCGAAATCTCGGTCGAAACAAGATTGGCGCGGCGGATGAACGCGCCGTGGCGGCTGCGGACCTCGGCGGGGGTGAGCTCGCCGGTCGCGCCGCGCGCCATGTAGATAGCGCGATCGCCGTTGGCGTCCACGAAGATGTTCGCAAAGGCGCTGGCGGTTCCGTCGAAGGTCAGGTGATGGCGAATGCCGAGGCGATCCATCCCGTCGCGGAGAAACTCGCCGTTGCGGTCGTCGCCCATCTTGCCGAAGATGCCGGTTTTGAGGCCCAGGATTCGGCCCCATCCGAGATGGTTCAGGACCAGCCCGCCGACCTGCGTGCGTTCGATGGCGGCGCTGGCAGTATGCGCGCGGAGCAGAATTTTTTCGTCGGCGCGGATAATCCGCGGGGTGCGATAGAACAGGTCCACGACCATGCTCCCGCATCCGACGACATCGAGTTTTTCTTCAGCCATTGCTCTCAACCGATTTTTTTTGCGCCGGCGCGATCCCCCGAATCGTATTCGCTGACCCATCCGCGCTCCAGCATCTCGGCGGCGCGCTCGCGCAGGCTTAAGAATCGTGCGGAGAATTCGCGGCGCTCGGTGTCGCTGAGCGGCGGCGTTCCCGCGCCAACTGCGTCGCTGTCGATGATGCCGATGTCCTTTAGCGAGGCTTTAAGCGATGCGATCGTCGGGCGCCAGGCCCGGGCGCCGCGCCGGAAAGTGCATGCGCTGCGAAATTCCCCGATTGCATCAGAATACAACCGCATCAATTCGACGTCGCCCGAGCGGCAGACCTGCCACGCGCGCTGCCATTCGCGCGGCATCGCATTGGCCGGGCCGGCGACGACGCCGTAGGGACGCGTGCGCTGGGTCAGGTAACGGTTCCAGTAGTGGCGCATGCGATCGCCGACGCCTTCAGGCGGGGCGAACAAATCGAAGATCAGGTAAGGGTTGCCGGCGTAGATCGCGAATTCGTGACCCGCCTTGAAGTGCGACGCGGCGCGAGTGTAGTTGCCGATGACGGTTTTGCCGGCGGTGACTTTTATTCCGCGCACGTACGGCAGCCGGGTCATCGCCTTGACGTCGCGGGTATGCAGGTGGGGCGATTTGCCGGGCGCGGCGATGCCGGCGTTGTCGTAGAGGAACAGCGGAAGCATCCTGCCCGCGCGGTCGAACACCGCGCCGATGTCGCGCTCGACGAATTCAGCGGGATGCGCGACGTCCTTGATCGAGAGCGGCGCGACCACGACCGCGTCGGCGCCGGCGTGCAGCGCGTGGCTGAGATTGTCGAGCGTGTCGCTTCGCGTATGCGCGGTGATACCGGCCCATGCTTCGATTTTCTTGGGCGCGGACGCGCGTGCCCGGCGGCATTCCTCGATGGCGATTCGTGCGACCGCCTGGCGGCGCGGATTGTCGATGCGATCCCATTCGCCGGTGGTGCCTGCGGCAAAGATTATGTCGGCGCCGGCGCCGTCCTGGAGCGCATAGCGAACGACAGCGCGCTGCTGGTCTTCGAGGATGCGGCCGCGGGCGTCGAGAATCGTGACGATCGGGACGGCGAGGCCCGGCCGCGGGATATAGTCGTCGAGCGAATCCACGGCGGCGATTCTAGCAGAAGCAGGCGATGGCTGCTGCCCGGATGCCATCGGGGGCGCGGCTAGCCGAGGCCGAGTCCGAGATCGGTGACGAAGCTCCAATGATGCTCGTCGCTGGAGGCGAAGTTCTCGAGCTTCAGGCGGAGAGTCAGCTTGTAGTTGCCGTCGCCGGAAAGCGCGGCGGCGGGAGGAGTTTCGTACCAGAGGCCCTTTTTGCAGACGTCGATCATCATCTGATCGATTTTCGCCTTGCCGGAGTGTTGTTCGAGGATGAGTTCGGTGAGCTTGCCGCTTTTGTCAAGGATTGCCGTGATGACGACGGGCTTGAGTTCGGTGGGCAGCCTGGTTCGCGAAATATCCTCGGTTTTCTCGGCGATACTGAGTTGCGCATACACGCGATCGAGTATCACTGCGGAAAAATCCCCGAACTTGGCGGCCTTGTCGTTCAGCAGGCGCACCGTGCCGGGCCTTTCTTCGCTGCCGACCGCGCGCGAGATGCCGGGCTCGGTCTGAAAGGTGCGGGGCCCGGCCGAGACAGCGGCGTCGTCGCGCAACAGTCCTTCGCCGGGAGCAGGAACCGCCTTGGCGGCAAGCGGATTGATGGGAGCGTCGGACACGGCCGACAAATTGCTCAACAACCTCGCTTGCGGGCCGGCGTCGGGGATGCTCGGCGGGGGCTTGTCATCGGCGGCGCATCCCGCGGTGAGGATCGCGGCGGCAAAGAGCGTGGCTGTGAAAAACCGTTTTTGTTGTGCGCGGCTCATTTGGATTTTTCCTGTTGGCTGTCTTTATCCAAATCCAAGGCGGCAATTGCCGGACGCGCATCATTATAGTCGGCGACGAAAGCGTCGAACAGTTCCTCGCCGAACGCGCGTTCTTCGGCGCGAACCTGGTCGTTGTGTTTTTTCGCGATCGTATCGCCGATTCGCGCGAGCAACTCGAGCGTGGGCGAGTAATTCAACTGCGCCGTGACGCCGCCTGAGAAATCGTAAGTCCCGTTGGGCAGCAGGCGCGAGCTGAGGTTTGCCTTCATGCCGCCATTTCCGGCAGCCAGCCCGCGCAGAAAGCCACCGGCAATCAAGTCCATCATCTGATGCACGCCGGGCGGTGCGATCAGTTGGGGGACCGCGTCCATCCGGTTGACGAACGTCACGGAGCCCAGGTCGCGGCGGTAGTCAGTTGCAAATCCAACGTTGCCCAGGCCGAAATCCATCGCAAGACTGGTCACCTGCGCCGACGCGAGAGTGCGGTAACTGCCGCGCGCGATTTCATTGAGCGCGATACCGTCGCCCGCGGGTTGCATCGCGCCGTTGAACGGCGTGAGCAGGCCGCCCCGAATCATCATGGTTAAGCGGATGTGGCCGTGGTCGAAGGCCTCGCGCATCCAGAAATTTCCGTGCGAATCGAGAATCGCGGATGTAGCCGTCACGGCGGGCACGACTTTGCGATAGAAATCATACAGCAGGGGATATTTCCTGAGCGCTTCCTGGCGAACCTCGGCATCGACGTTCAGGAGCACGATCGGGCCCGCGCTTGAGGTGAACTCGTCGAGCAGGTTGTTGAATTTGAAATAGTGGTCGAACTTCGCCGCGAGATGCGGCATCTGGCGGTGGAATTTGTCGAGCGCGGCCCGGTCATGGTGGTTGAACGCGCCGGGCGAGGAATCCCACGGCGGTCTCAGATCGCCGTGAAGCTGGCGGAGCGCATCGGCGGATGCGTCGACCAGCGCGCCGATGCCGTAGGTGTCGATCAGCAGCTCGCCGGCGAGCGTGCCGGTGACGCTCGAGATGTCGGTGGGAGTGGAATCGGCGCCGGGCTTGAGGCCGAACACGCCCGAAAATCGCGCCGGCTCCTCCGGGCTGCGCCAGTCGGGGGACAGCGTGTACAAATAGTCGCCATCGCTGGGCCGTCCGGCGACGCAAATCTGATGGGTGCCGTCGGGCTCGTCGCGCCACGGGATTGCCGGGTTCGCGTAGAGGGCGGCGGCGCGGATCATTGTCGATTGGCGCGGCGGAAGCAGATCGACGACCTCCTGGAGGGCGGGGGCGAGCTTGGGATGGAA includes these proteins:
- a CDS encoding PfkB family carbohydrate kinase; translated protein: MAEEKLDVVGCGSMVVDLFYRTPRIIRADEKILLRAHTASAAIERTQVGGLVLNHLGWGRILGLKTGIFGKMGDDRNGEFLRDGMDRLGIRHHLTFDGTASAFANIFVDANGDRAIYMARGATGELTPAEVRSRHGAFIRRANLVSTEISQLPLRTVLAILLFARTHSIPTVLDLDVPPSDAIGSLGTRAELERALKLATYLKPAKAAAREIVAGNGRDSLKMAEAIRARYGNRAVIITEGDKGCAIAARDTSVRVPAFKVKQIDSTGAGDAFLAGVFAGLRLGMPWDRIGRLANAAGAVAVTRLGAFPSGFEVREEILDLYGEALALPTPHRDSEPREAAIGDSTGEVEKFFDLALAELAAMRAGLNIAAISRTVEIIRTALGRGGRVHVTGVGKPEHVARYAASLFCSVGTPATFLHATETLHGSLGQVNPRDVVIAISNSGNTDELLSTASAIREQGAQLIAITGNKDSGLAQLADLVIHVPVPNEGGGLGLVPRISVLGEVFVLAGLSVALELAHGLTVEEYSRWHRAGAIGEAARRLAETRASRRRA
- a CDS encoding dihydrodipicolinate synthase family protein — translated: MDSLDDYIPRPGLAVPIVTILDARGRILEDQQRAVVRYALQDGAGADIIFAAGTTGEWDRIDNPRRQAVARIAIEECRRARASAPKKIEAWAGITAHTRSDTLDNLSHALHAGADAVVVAPLSIKDVAHPAEFVERDIGAVFDRAGRMLPLFLYDNAGIAAPGKSPHLHTRDVKAMTRLPYVRGIKVTAGKTVIGNYTRAASHFKAGHEFAIYAGNPYLIFDLFAPPEGVGDRMRHYWNRYLTQRTRPYGVVAGPANAMPREWQRAWQVCRSGDVELMRLYSDAIGEFRSACTFRRGARAWRPTIASLKASLKDIGIIDSDAVGAGTPPLSDTERREFSARFLSLRERAAEMLERGWVSEYDSGDRAGAKKIG